The following are encoded in a window of Bacillus sp. SORGH_AS_0510 genomic DNA:
- a CDS encoding acyl-CoA dehydrogenase — translation MNLTFTEEQEMMRKMVRDFANSEIAPFVENMEKGEFPREILRKMGELGLMGIPVPERYGGAEMDFTSYIIAINEISKVSATLGVILSVHTSVGTNPILYFGTEEQKQKYVPKLASGEYLGAFCLTEPSAGSDAASLKSRAVKKGDHYVINGSKVFITNGGEADVYIVFATTEPKLGTKGIAAFIVEKDTPGLIIGKDEHKMGLHGSRTVQLTFEDMRVPVENLLGNESEGFKIAMANLDVGRIGIATQALGIAEAAQSAATNYAKERHQFGKPIAAQQGIGFKLADMATSVEAAKLLVYRAADLRSRGLKCGLEASMAKLFATRTAVEVATEAIQVFGGYGYTEDYPVERYFRDAKVTEIYEGTSEIQRIVISKYL, via the coding sequence ATGAATCTGACATTTACAGAAGAACAAGAAATGATGCGAAAAATGGTCCGCGATTTTGCGAACAGTGAAATTGCGCCATTTGTTGAGAATATGGAAAAGGGTGAATTTCCACGTGAGATTCTCCGTAAAATGGGTGAGCTTGGCTTAATGGGAATTCCTGTGCCAGAAAGATATGGCGGGGCTGAAATGGATTTCACCTCCTACATTATTGCTATCAATGAGATTTCGAAGGTCAGCGCCACGCTGGGTGTGATTTTATCGGTGCATACTTCGGTCGGTACGAACCCGATTCTTTATTTTGGAACGGAAGAGCAGAAGCAAAAGTATGTACCGAAGCTTGCTTCAGGTGAATACTTAGGGGCTTTTTGCTTAACCGAGCCGAGCGCTGGCTCAGATGCAGCAAGCCTGAAGTCGCGCGCGGTCAAGAAGGGTGACCATTATGTCATCAATGGCTCGAAGGTATTCATAACTAACGGCGGTGAGGCCGATGTGTACATTGTGTTTGCGACCACTGAGCCGAAATTAGGCACTAAAGGCATCGCTGCATTTATTGTTGAAAAAGATACCCCTGGGCTGATCATTGGGAAGGATGAGCACAAAATGGGGCTTCACGGCTCAAGAACCGTACAGCTTACGTTTGAAGACATGCGTGTGCCGGTAGAAAATCTGCTTGGCAACGAAAGTGAAGGGTTTAAAATTGCGATGGCGAACCTTGATGTCGGCCGCATTGGCATTGCGACGCAAGCATTAGGTATTGCAGAGGCCGCGCAGTCTGCCGCAACGAACTATGCGAAGGAGCGCCACCAGTTTGGTAAACCAATTGCCGCGCAGCAGGGAATCGGCTTTAAGTTGGCGGATATGGCGACAAGTGTGGAGGCGGCGAAACTATTAGTCTATCGGGCCGCAGATTTGCGCAGCCGCGGGTTGAAGTGCGGCCTCGAGGCCTCGATGGCAAAGTTGTTTGCGACTCGCACAGCTGTCGAGGTAGCAACGGAAGCCATCCAAGTGTTTGGCGGCTACGGTTATACAGAGGATTACCCGGTAGAGCGCTACTTCCGCGATGCGAAGGTAACGGAAATCTATGAGGGTACGAGTGAGATTCAACGAATTGTGATTAGCAAGTATTTGTAG